The following proteins are encoded in a genomic region of Haloarcula marina:
- a CDS encoding CPBP family intramembrane glutamic endopeptidase, giving the protein MTAPSTGGPPADAVRALGTVLGLLVAGLAVSIGFGAVFTVPLVLSGATLDSPLTFLAFAAVGQLAFLVVGYAYLRRHGGVPIRWPTRGEVRYMGVGLVVTLAAAVGLSALFAALGVAPEGSVFEDPITQDPRVALGLAALSLVLVAPAEELLFRGAIQGRLRRSFGPVASVALSSLVFGSIHLLNFTGSLVGAFAGVAVVTVGGLVFGTLYEWTRNLLVPIVVHGSYNAVLLTIAFLTL; this is encoded by the coding sequence ATGACGGCGCCATCGACGGGCGGCCCTCCCGCAGACGCGGTTCGTGCGCTCGGCACGGTGCTCGGATTACTGGTCGCCGGACTGGCAGTCAGCATCGGCTTCGGTGCGGTGTTCACCGTGCCGCTGGTGCTGTCCGGCGCGACCCTCGACAGTCCGCTGACGTTCCTCGCCTTCGCGGCCGTCGGTCAACTCGCCTTCCTCGTCGTCGGCTACGCGTACCTCCGGCGACACGGCGGCGTGCCGATACGGTGGCCGACGCGGGGGGAGGTCCGGTACATGGGCGTCGGACTGGTCGTGACGCTCGCGGCCGCCGTCGGCCTCAGCGCGCTGTTCGCCGCGCTGGGCGTCGCGCCGGAGGGGAGCGTCTTCGAGGACCCCATCACGCAAGACCCGCGGGTCGCGCTGGGATTGGCGGCGCTCTCTCTCGTTCTCGTCGCACCGGCCGAGGAGTTGCTGTTTCGCGGCGCGATTCAGGGTCGGCTTCGGCGGTCGTTCGGCCCCGTCGCGTCGGTGGCGCTGTCGAGCCTCGTCTTCGGGTCGATTCACCTGCTGAACTTCACGGGGTCGCTCGTCGGCGCGTTCGCGGGAGTCGCCGTCGTCACCGTCGGCGGCCTCGTCTTCGGGACGCTGTACGAGTGGACCCGGAACCTGCTGGTCCCCATCGTCGTCCACGGGAGCTACAACGCCGTCCTCCTGACAATCGCGTTTCTGACTCTGTGA
- a CDS encoding 2Fe-2S iron-sulfur cluster-binding protein — MVELAGIAGGVTLTLVVVAFHYAKGTGWEAPEDISQEVLEQRAASVSETEFPEPYNRSIGGGGAAAIPAGEAEGELAEGEEEAADEGFDPDSIADDEVEYYDIEFAKEGATIEVANNETILDAGEDEGWDLPYACRQGQCISCAGHIQDGPAEDYIRHSQNESLFEDDMDDGYCLTCVAYPVDDFTIETSESP, encoded by the coding sequence ATGGTAGAACTCGCAGGCATCGCCGGTGGGGTCACGCTTACCCTCGTCGTAGTGGCGTTCCACTACGCGAAGGGGACCGGCTGGGAGGCACCCGAGGACATCTCCCAAGAGGTCCTCGAACAGCGCGCCGCGTCGGTTTCGGAGACGGAGTTCCCCGAACCGTACAACCGCTCTATCGGCGGTGGCGGCGCGGCCGCCATCCCCGCTGGCGAGGCCGAGGGCGAACTCGCCGAGGGCGAAGAAGAAGCGGCCGACGAAGGCTTCGACCCGGACTCCATCGCCGACGACGAAGTCGAGTACTACGACATCGAGTTCGCGAAGGAGGGCGCAACCATCGAAGTCGCCAACAACGAAACCATCCTCGACGCTGGCGAAGACGAGGGCTGGGACCTGCCCTACGCCTGCCGACAGGGCCAGTGTATCTCCTGTGCGGGCCACATTCAGGACGGCCCGGCCGAGGACTACATCCGCCACAGTCAGAACGAGTCGCTGTTCGAGGACGACATGGACGACGGCTACTGTCTCACCTGCGTCGCCTACCCCGTCGACGACTTCACTATCGAGACCAGCGAGTCCCCCTGA
- the gnd gene encoding phosphogluconate dehydrogenase (NAD(+)-dependent, decarboxylating), with product MELGVIGLGRMGRIVVDRALDADHDVVVFDIDADAVADAADAGARPADSIADLADSLGEDKRIWLMVPAGDPVDAALDELEGLVDGDDVVVDGGNSYFEDSVRRAKATDAAYLDCGTSGGPASAENGFSLMVGGPQWAYDELAPVFDAVATGPAGHDRMGPAGSGHYVKMVHNGVEYALMQAYGEGFELLANGRYDLDLEAVARTWNNGAVIRSWLLELCEEAFHEEGNDLGDVADRVEGGSTGTWTVQEALEQEVPVPLIYQSLAERFGSRADDGRFARRLANRLRYGFGRHEVPRRGE from the coding sequence ATGGAACTGGGAGTCATCGGACTCGGACGCATGGGACGAATCGTCGTCGACCGCGCGCTGGACGCGGACCACGACGTGGTCGTCTTCGATATCGACGCGGACGCGGTCGCGGACGCCGCCGACGCCGGCGCGCGGCCCGCCGACTCCATCGCGGACCTCGCCGACTCGCTGGGCGAGGACAAGCGCATCTGGCTGATGGTCCCCGCGGGCGACCCCGTCGACGCCGCGCTGGACGAATTGGAAGGGCTAGTCGACGGCGACGACGTGGTGGTCGACGGCGGCAACTCCTACTTCGAGGACTCGGTCCGCCGCGCGAAGGCGACGGACGCCGCGTATCTGGACTGCGGGACCTCCGGCGGCCCCGCCAGCGCCGAGAACGGCTTCTCGCTGATGGTCGGCGGCCCGCAGTGGGCCTACGACGAACTCGCACCTGTCTTCGACGCCGTCGCCACTGGCCCCGCGGGCCACGACCGCATGGGTCCGGCCGGGTCGGGCCACTACGTGAAGATGGTCCACAACGGCGTCGAGTACGCGCTGATGCAGGCCTATGGCGAGGGCTTCGAACTGCTGGCGAACGGCCGCTACGACCTCGACCTCGAAGCCGTCGCCCGAACGTGGAACAACGGCGCGGTCATCCGCTCGTGGCTGCTCGAACTCTGCGAGGAGGCGTTCCACGAGGAGGGCAACGACCTCGGCGACGTGGCCGACCGGGTCGAAGGCGGCTCGACGGGCACGTGGACCGTTCAAGAGGCGCTCGAACAGGAGGTTCCCGTGCCGCTCATCTACCAGTCGCTGGCCGAGCGGTTCGGGTCGCGCGCCGACGACGGCCGCTTCGCCCGCCGACTGGCGAATCGCCTCCGCTACGGCTTCGGCCGCCACGAGGTCCCCCGCCGCGGGGAGTGA
- a CDS encoding SHOCT domain-containing protein, whose product MHTHRNATEATHAALAGGISMAVLVVGLGGLALGIPWAWVAFPVGYGGVLPLALGLAKRRETEREAAAERRTERTDDGPLATLRDRYARGEIDEREFETRVEGLLETEG is encoded by the coding sequence ATGCACACGCACAGGAACGCGACGGAGGCGACACACGCGGCGCTCGCCGGTGGTATCTCGATGGCCGTCCTCGTCGTCGGCCTCGGCGGCCTCGCCCTCGGTATCCCGTGGGCGTGGGTCGCCTTCCCCGTGGGGTACGGCGGCGTCCTTCCGCTGGCGCTCGGACTGGCGAAACGGCGGGAGACGGAACGGGAGGCGGCGGCAGAACGGCGAACGGAACGAACGGACGACGGCCCGCTGGCGACGCTGCGCGACCGGTACGCCCGCGGCGAGATAGACGAGCGGGAGTTCGAGACCCGGGTCGAAGGACTGTTGGAGACAGAGGGCTGA
- a CDS encoding aminopeptidase, with amino-acid sequence MDERVRDHARTLVDWSARIEAGDDVVLSVDEGAHELGVAVAERLGDCGANLLATYSSDELTRAYLRAHDGAFESDPDYELALYDRADSVLILKGTRNTAGSADVPGERRQAYSKARRGIREARLDTDWVSTQHPTRAMAQQAGMAYEAYRDFVYDATLRDWEALAEEQARLKDILDAGEEVRLVADGTDLTMRIDGRTAVNSAASVAYDSHNLPSGEVFTAPYDTAGVVTFDVPMTIQGRRVRDVELTFKDGVVVDFAAEQGEAVVEEVLETDAGARKLGELGIGMNRGVDRITDNILFDEKMGGTVHLALGRAYDACLPEGESGNDSAVHEDLITTMGEGSRLEVDGELVQEDGQFRWE; translated from the coding sequence ATGGACGAACGCGTACGCGACCACGCACGGACGCTGGTGGACTGGAGCGCCCGCATCGAGGCGGGCGACGACGTGGTCCTCAGCGTCGACGAGGGGGCACACGAACTCGGCGTCGCCGTCGCCGAGCGACTCGGCGACTGCGGCGCGAACCTGCTCGCGACGTACAGTTCCGACGAACTCACGCGAGCGTACCTCCGCGCGCACGACGGCGCGTTCGAGAGTGACCCCGACTACGAACTCGCGCTGTACGACCGGGCCGACAGCGTCCTGATTCTGAAGGGGACGCGAAATACCGCCGGGAGCGCCGACGTTCCCGGCGAGCGCCGTCAGGCCTACTCGAAGGCCCGCCGCGGGATTCGGGAGGCCCGCCTCGACACCGACTGGGTGTCGACCCAGCACCCGACGCGGGCGATGGCCCAGCAGGCCGGGATGGCCTACGAGGCCTACCGTGATTTCGTCTACGACGCGACGCTCCGGGACTGGGAGGCGCTGGCCGAGGAACAGGCCCGGTTGAAGGACATCCTCGACGCGGGCGAGGAGGTCCGACTCGTCGCCGACGGGACGGACCTCACGATGCGCATCGACGGCCGCACCGCGGTCAACTCCGCCGCGAGCGTCGCCTACGACTCGCACAACCTCCCGTCGGGCGAGGTGTTCACCGCACCGTACGACACCGCGGGCGTGGTCACGTTCGACGTACCGATGACGATTCAGGGCCGACGGGTTCGGGACGTTGAACTCACGTTCAAAGACGGCGTCGTCGTCGACTTCGCGGCCGAACAGGGCGAAGCGGTCGTCGAGGAAGTACTGGAGACCGACGCCGGGGCGCGAAAACTCGGCGAACTCGGCATCGGGATGAACCGCGGCGTCGACCGCATCACCGACAACATCCTCTTCGACGAGAAGATGGGCGGCACCGTCCACTTGGCGCTCGGCCGGGCCTACGACGCCTGTCTTCCCGAAGGTGAATCGGGGAACGACAGCGCGGTCCACGAGGACCTCATCACGACGATGGGGGAGGGGTCGCGGCTGGAGGTCGACGGCGAACTCGTGCAGGAAGATGGGCAGTTTCGGTGGGAGTAG
- a CDS encoding GNAT family N-acetyltransferase: protein MTTVAPNGPDGADGLPIRQAERADLLEIHRIEQASFPQPWPFSALESYLGEPGFLVAETDHEDGVPTVAGYVVADAIPNHGTPLGHVKDLAVREEYRRTGVATALLERALGVLAATGAGSVKLEVRADNHGARRLYRQFGFEHRKTIPNYYSNGADALVMVRLF from the coding sequence GTGACCACCGTCGCACCGAACGGACCAGACGGGGCCGACGGGCTGCCGATTCGGCAGGCCGAGCGGGCCGACCTGCTGGAGATTCACCGCATCGAGCAGGCGTCGTTCCCACAGCCGTGGCCGTTCTCGGCGCTGGAGAGCTACCTCGGTGAACCCGGTTTTCTGGTGGCGGAGACGGACCACGAGGACGGCGTGCCGACGGTCGCGGGCTACGTCGTCGCCGACGCCATCCCGAACCACGGGACGCCGCTTGGCCACGTCAAGGACCTCGCCGTCCGGGAGGAGTACCGGCGGACGGGCGTCGCGACGGCGCTGTTAGAGCGGGCGCTGGGCGTCCTCGCGGCGACGGGGGCGGGGTCGGTCAAACTGGAGGTGCGAGCGGATAACCACGGCGCGCGACGGCTCTACCGCCAGTTCGGTTTCGAGCACCGCAAGACGATTCCGAACTACTACAGCAACGGCGCGGACGCCCTCGTGATGGTTCGGTTGTTCTGA
- a CDS encoding DUF5810 domain-containing protein, whose translation MGYTCPVCGDPQSDAGHLANHLAFTAMTGGDDHAAWLDDHVDDWGQMGESELAEVVVDHAEETEFPQVFEESGLDDHDEGHDHSDGHSHGRTPASDLPSGADSHQGQAAMSDEDRSVLAEARDLTREMLEENDEETDSSAEDETQ comes from the coding sequence ATGGGATACACTTGTCCGGTCTGTGGGGACCCGCAGTCCGACGCGGGCCACCTCGCGAACCACCTCGCGTTCACGGCGATGACCGGCGGGGACGACCACGCGGCGTGGCTGGACGACCACGTCGACGACTGGGGACAGATGGGCGAGTCGGAACTCGCCGAGGTGGTCGTCGACCACGCCGAGGAGACGGAGTTCCCGCAGGTGTTCGAGGAGAGCGGATTGGACGACCACGACGAGGGACACGACCACAGCGACGGCCACAGCCACGGCCGAACGCCCGCGAGCGACCTCCCGTCGGGGGCCGACAGCCACCAGGGACAGGCCGCGATGAGCGACGAAGATCGGTCGGTGCTGGCCGAAGCGCGGGACCTCACGCGGGAGATGCTGGAAGAGAACGACGAGGAGACCGACTCGTCGGCCGAAGACGAAACCCAGTAA
- a CDS encoding DUF5809 family protein yields METEGQFSPSTVAEARDRYESFGPTAQVVVKEVAKAMGLDADEYRERVTGEVVETARDVLFAESLAVTVGTREEFEAWRDDADHEVTVVGSDNVDNVVWHAPDFSDEAVAATFHEQRGAAVSTLRRQAFGGIYREVV; encoded by the coding sequence ATGGAGACAGAGGGGCAGTTCTCGCCGTCGACAGTCGCCGAGGCGCGCGACCGCTACGAGTCGTTCGGCCCGACCGCACAGGTCGTGGTCAAAGAGGTCGCCAAAGCGATGGGCCTCGACGCCGACGAGTATCGCGAGCGAGTCACCGGCGAGGTTGTCGAGACGGCCCGCGACGTGCTCTTCGCCGAATCGCTCGCGGTGACCGTCGGCACGCGCGAGGAGTTCGAGGCGTGGCGAGACGACGCCGACCACGAGGTCACCGTCGTCGGTTCCGACAACGTCGACAACGTCGTCTGGCACGCGCCCGACTTCAGCGACGAAGCGGTGGCGGCGACGTTCCACGAGCAGCGAGGCGCGGCCGTCAGCACCCTCCGCCGACAGGCCTTCGGCGGCATCTATCGCGAGGTCGTCTGA
- a CDS encoding NUDIX hydrolase, with the protein MSRDPTHEWPVVESEREYETGWYTGGYDRVRQPDGSEKDYYWAELPDAVVVVARTGDELVFVDQYRPVIREQCLELPAGIVEDGESYTTAGARELREETGFDPAGVSLLEEFWCSTGVLRHRRGIVFAEGLEPVDRNLDDNEFLSVTTVPVEDALAVARREPANDATIEGILLARAEGLL; encoded by the coding sequence ATGAGTCGCGACCCGACCCACGAGTGGCCCGTCGTCGAGTCTGAGCGGGAGTACGAAACCGGGTGGTACACCGGCGGCTACGACCGCGTCCGGCAACCCGACGGCTCCGAGAAGGACTACTACTGGGCGGAACTGCCCGACGCCGTCGTCGTCGTCGCGCGCACGGGCGACGAACTCGTGTTCGTCGACCAGTACCGGCCGGTCATCCGCGAGCAGTGTCTGGAACTGCCCGCCGGAATCGTCGAGGACGGCGAGTCCTACACCACCGCTGGCGCGCGCGAACTCCGGGAGGAGACCGGGTTCGACCCCGCTGGCGTCTCGCTGCTAGAGGAGTTCTGGTGTTCGACCGGCGTGCTCCGCCACCGGCGCGGAATCGTCTTCGCGGAGGGGCTGGAACCGGTCGACCGGAATCTCGACGACAACGAGTTCCTCTCCGTGACGACTGTCCCAGTCGAAGACGCGCTGGCGGTCGCCCGGCGAGAACCGGCCAACGACGCCACAATCGAGGGGATTCTGCTGGCCCGAGCAGAGGGCCTGCTGTGA
- a CDS encoding rhodanese-like domain-containing protein, with amino-acid sequence MDGEIESEELRSLLEADEARVVDIRSPAAFRRGHIPGSENVPFPSIVENVERFADADRIVTVCPHGKSSVQAARLIASYEGFDGQVESFEPGLSGWDGELADGEPETMAADEGPDAPF; translated from the coding sequence ATGGACGGCGAAATCGAGAGCGAGGAACTCCGGTCGCTACTGGAAGCGGACGAGGCGCGCGTGGTCGACATCCGGTCGCCAGCGGCGTTCCGGCGGGGCCACATCCCCGGCAGCGAGAACGTCCCGTTCCCCTCGATAGTCGAGAACGTCGAGCGGTTCGCGGACGCCGACCGAATCGTGACGGTGTGCCCGCACGGCAAATCCAGCGTACAGGCCGCCCGTCTCATCGCTTCCTACGAGGGATTCGACGGACAGGTGGAGAGCTTCGAACCCGGCCTTTCCGGGTGGGACGGCGAGCTAGCGGACGGAGAGCCGGAGACGATGGCCGCAGACGAAGGCCCGGACGCCCCGTTCTGA
- a CDS encoding helix-turn-helix domain-containing protein, translating to MSTIVIGTVPATEFALEHTLAAVPDVEFECERIIESGDDTVMPLLWARNAPKERLDEAFEADASVENVTLLADFGDEYLYRMEWVHHIQLLLGMLTNSEATVLDAYGRDDHWRLRVLFPTRDAFSATHEFCNEHGLTYDVESIREMDGEPAGRFGLTEGQYRALVLATQRGYYEVPQRHTLEELAEEVGVTHQALSERLRRGTAALVEDTLLVGAVPDET from the coding sequence ATGTCTACAATCGTCATCGGGACCGTTCCGGCGACGGAGTTCGCGCTGGAACACACGCTGGCGGCGGTCCCCGACGTGGAGTTCGAGTGCGAGCGCATCATCGAGAGCGGCGACGACACCGTCATGCCGTTGCTCTGGGCGCGTAACGCACCCAAAGAGCGTCTCGACGAGGCGTTCGAGGCGGATGCGAGCGTCGAGAACGTCACGCTACTCGCGGACTTCGGCGACGAGTACCTCTATCGGATGGAGTGGGTCCATCACATCCAACTGTTGCTGGGGATGCTCACGAACTCCGAGGCGACCGTTCTAGACGCCTACGGGCGAGACGACCACTGGCGGCTTCGAGTGTTGTTCCCGACGCGGGACGCCTTCTCGGCGACGCACGAGTTCTGTAACGAACACGGCCTCACCTACGACGTGGAGTCGATTCGCGAGATGGACGGCGAACCCGCCGGTCGGTTCGGCCTCACCGAGGGGCAGTACCGGGCGCTCGTGCTGGCGACGCAACGCGGGTACTACGAGGTCCCACAGCGGCACACCCTCGAAGAACTCGCAGAGGAGGTGGGCGTCACGCATCAGGCCCTCTCAGAACGGCTTCGACGTGGGACGGCGGCCCTCGTCGAAGACACGCTCTTGGTAGGGGCGGTCCCCGACGAGACGTGA
- a CDS encoding amphi-Trp domain-containing protein — MSQLDSSHEMTRSEVAEYLREFAAQLDTAEGEAAPTPGQPNRRDARPNDGRVTFMVGSDSTTINPPDHLTFEVEVDSDTSFVGGERRQAVDFELTWDVEEDEDDGEDELEIR, encoded by the coding sequence ATGTCACAACTCGATTCGAGCCACGAGATGACGCGGAGCGAAGTCGCCGAGTACCTCCGCGAGTTCGCAGCGCAACTGGACACCGCCGAGGGCGAGGCGGCCCCGACGCCGGGGCAGCCCAACCGGCGAGACGCGCGGCCGAACGACGGCCGCGTGACGTTCATGGTCGGCAGCGACAGCACGACCATCAACCCGCCCGACCACCTGACGTTCGAGGTCGAAGTCGACTCCGACACGTCGTTCGTCGGCGGCGAGCGTCGGCAGGCCGTCGACTTCGAACTGACGTGGGACGTCGAGGAGGACGAGGACGACGGCGAGGACGAACTGGAGATACGATGA
- a CDS encoding DUF1328 domain-containing protein — MTPAPTVAPLQLFSGEFLQYAVLFFVLALGAALVGARDVAGISMQIAKWFIILFVALAIVSLLL; from the coding sequence ATGACGCCCGCACCGACTGTCGCACCGCTCCAGCTATTCTCGGGCGAGTTCCTCCAGTACGCGGTCCTCTTTTTCGTGCTGGCGCTCGGAGCGGCACTCGTCGGTGCGCGCGACGTCGCCGGGATAAGCATGCAAATCGCGAAGTGGTTCATCATCCTCTTCGTCGCGCTGGCAATCGTCTCGCTCCTCCTCTGA
- a CDS encoding glycoside hydrolase family 3 N-terminal domain-containing protein, whose translation MATQAQTLLDQLPPERRAEVEERVESLLAELSLEQKVGQLNQLNADFATGTAVGDMDVEQGILDGDIGSVLNFADVEEARHFQELAVEESDHGVPLVLALDVIHGHRTIFPIPLGEAASWNPEMAALSARVAATEAAADGVHWTFAPSVDVGRDPRWGRVMEAAGEDPYLASEISNARVRGFQGDDLAADDTVLACAKHYVGYGASEAGREYNTVDISETNLREVHLPPFEACLDAGVGSVMNAFNLYERIPASSNETLVNDLLRSELGFEDVVVSDWNSFGELVEHGVAGDLREVARACIEAGSDVDMVSGAYATELVELVEDGVVDESLVDAAVRRLLTVKGALGLFEDPYRYFDEERQSRRILTEDHREAAREVARESQVLLQNEGDVLPVDDGASVALVGGLADSATDMLGAWRAEGDPDDVTTLRTTLADRLDDLTYVEGCSRDGAVDDAQLAAAVEAVTAADVAVVAVGERYSQTGEAASRAHLDLPGDQRRLLEALVETDTPVAAVLFNGRPLAIDWTAEHVPAILEAWFPGVEAGPAIADVLLGEHNPSGRLPMCFPVTEGQIPIYYNRLRTGRPAENADVDLTEPPADPAEKYMSRYLDVPNEPLYAFGHGETYTEFTYTDVSLDTATITSADTLSVTVTVENTGERSGTEVVQVYLNDLVASRARPVRELVRFENVDLDAGEAATVSFELTAADLEFWTADDEYAAEPGEFEVQVGRAADDIVAVETFELVE comes from the coding sequence ATGGCAACGCAGGCCCAGACACTGCTGGACCAACTCCCGCCCGAACGGCGGGCCGAGGTCGAAGAGCGCGTCGAGTCGCTGCTCGCCGAGTTGTCTCTCGAGCAGAAAGTGGGACAACTGAACCAGTTGAACGCCGACTTCGCGACGGGAACCGCCGTCGGCGACATGGACGTCGAGCAAGGGATTCTGGACGGGGACATCGGGTCGGTGCTCAACTTCGCGGACGTAGAGGAGGCGCGACACTTCCAGGAACTGGCGGTCGAGGAGTCCGACCACGGGGTGCCGCTCGTGTTGGCCCTCGACGTCATCCACGGCCACCGGACGATTTTCCCGATTCCGCTCGGCGAGGCCGCGTCGTGGAACCCGGAGATGGCGGCGCTGTCGGCGCGCGTCGCCGCGACCGAAGCGGCCGCCGACGGCGTCCACTGGACGTTCGCGCCGTCGGTCGACGTCGGCCGGGACCCCCGTTGGGGCCGGGTCATGGAGGCCGCTGGCGAGGACCCGTACCTCGCCAGCGAGATATCGAACGCACGGGTCCGGGGCTTTCAGGGCGACGACCTCGCCGCCGATGACACCGTTCTCGCGTGCGCAAAACACTACGTGGGCTACGGCGCGTCCGAGGCGGGCCGGGAGTACAACACCGTCGACATCTCGGAGACGAACCTCCGAGAGGTCCACCTCCCGCCGTTCGAGGCCTGTCTGGACGCGGGGGTCGGCAGCGTCATGAACGCCTTCAACCTCTACGAACGCATTCCGGCGAGCAGCAACGAGACGCTCGTGAACGACCTGCTGCGGAGCGAACTCGGCTTCGAAGACGTGGTCGTCTCGGACTGGAACTCGTTCGGCGAACTCGTCGAACACGGCGTCGCCGGGGACCTGCGCGAAGTGGCACGGGCGTGTATCGAGGCTGGTTCCGACGTCGACATGGTCAGCGGTGCCTACGCGACGGAACTGGTCGAACTCGTCGAAGACGGCGTCGTCGACGAGTCGCTCGTCGACGCGGCAGTTCGACGCCTCCTGACGGTCAAAGGTGCCCTCGGCCTGTTCGAGGACCCGTACCGGTACTTCGACGAGGAGCGCCAGTCCCGGCGGATACTCACCGAGGACCACCGCGAGGCCGCCCGCGAGGTTGCGCGCGAATCACAGGTCCTCCTGCAGAACGAGGGTGACGTGTTGCCCGTGGACGACGGTGCGTCGGTGGCGCTCGTCGGTGGCCTCGCGGACAGCGCGACCGACATGCTGGGTGCGTGGCGCGCCGAGGGCGACCCCGACGACGTGACGACGCTCCGCACGACGCTCGCGGACCGCCTCGACGACCTGACCTACGTCGAGGGGTGTTCTCGCGACGGGGCCGTCGACGACGCGCAACTGGCGGCGGCGGTCGAAGCCGTCACGGCCGCGGACGTGGCCGTCGTCGCCGTCGGCGAGCGGTACAGCCAGACCGGCGAGGCGGCGAGTCGCGCCCACCTCGACCTGCCGGGCGACCAGCGGCGACTCCTCGAAGCACTCGTGGAGACGGACACGCCCGTGGCCGCCGTCCTGTTCAACGGCCGACCGCTGGCGATAGACTGGACCGCCGAACACGTCCCCGCCATCCTCGAAGCGTGGTTCCCGGGCGTCGAGGCGGGGCCCGCTATCGCCGACGTGCTTCTGGGCGAGCACAACCCCTCCGGCCGCCTGCCCATGTGCTTCCCCGTCACCGAAGGTCAGATTCCGATCTACTACAACCGTCTGCGAACCGGGCGGCCCGCCGAGAACGCCGACGTGGACCTGACCGAACCGCCAGCGGACCCCGCGGAGAAGTACATGTCGCGGTATCTGGACGTACCGAACGAACCGCTGTACGCCTTCGGCCACGGCGAGACCTACACCGAGTTCACGTACACCGACGTGTCACTCGACACGGCGACTATCACCTCGGCAGACACGCTTTCGGTCACCGTGACGGTCGAGAACACCGGCGAACGGTCCGGAACCGAAGTCGTACAGGTGTACCTCAACGACCTCGTCGCCAGTCGCGCGCGGCCGGTCAGGGAACTCGTCCGGTTCGAGAACGTCGACCTCGACGCGGGCGAGGCCGCGACCGTCTCGTTCGAACTGACGGCGGCCGACCTCGAGTTCTGGACGGCCGACGACGAGTACGCCGCCGAACCCGGCGAGTTCGAGGTACAGGTCGGCCGCGCCGCCGACGACATCGTCGCCGTCGAGACGTTCGAACTGGTCGAGTGA